In the Chitinophagales bacterium genome, one interval contains:
- a CDS encoding penicillin acylase family protein has product MKHYCLLLLGTLLFVNTNAQRNYAANVEIVRDSFGVPHIFGKTDADVAYGLGWATCEDDFQTLQWSLLAGKHLMARWKGKEGAIIDYAVQLMRVGDFVEAHYHNLSPDVREYIEAMVLAVNKYAALHPEEVIVKKSFPATGKDVVTSYMLSYALLSGVDGPLRKIIDGKQPVIDMKQAGKGSNTFAANSKFTKDGNVYLNINSHQPLEGPLSWYEAHLVSEQGLNILGGTFHGGVTIFHGVNEYLGWAHTVNDLSLVDVFQLQMHPKKKNHYIVDGKVLKLETGKAKMEVNLSKKGKFILPVWKKIWNSIYGPTLVTKQGTFAIRLGALQTCKTIEQYFRMNKAKNFTEWRGALDTLSAAMMTFAYADKYDTIYCLSNGLVPKRPEGYDWKNTVPGNTQKTLWTEFHPVKDLPQVLNPSCGYIFNANNNAFEVTCPEENLKPENFNPNMGYRTGKNNRSKRFYEMIKNYSKIDWNDFLTIKYDNHYPQTEVGMPFRKIVLDDIFELKENDYPPIASLIADMKKWDRSTNANDTIASIFLKAFWGLYEELGNSDIEKKCVEDKSFRHQLYVKHITKAKEELLRDFGKVNIPYGQLFVHERGGIEMPVSGGPDQWRAKYPQPYKNGRFRSWIGESYICLVKFTKNGPEISTVSPYGASNKPTSKHYTDQMKLYSNQQTKPMPLQKDYWYKHAESIYHPQ; this is encoded by the coding sequence ATGAAACACTACTGCCTGCTTTTACTCGGTACTCTATTATTCGTAAACACAAACGCACAACGCAACTATGCAGCCAATGTTGAAATTGTGCGCGATAGTTTTGGCGTACCCCACATATTCGGAAAAACAGATGCCGATGTTGCCTACGGCTTAGGTTGGGCTACCTGCGAAGACGATTTCCAAACCTTGCAATGGAGCCTGCTTGCCGGTAAACACCTTATGGCACGCTGGAAAGGAAAAGAAGGAGCTATAATAGATTATGCCGTACAGTTGATGCGTGTAGGCGATTTTGTAGAAGCACATTACCACAATTTATCGCCAGATGTACGCGAGTATATAGAGGCGATGGTGCTTGCCGTAAACAAATACGCAGCATTGCACCCCGAAGAAGTGATTGTAAAAAAATCGTTTCCCGCAACAGGAAAAGATGTGGTAACAAGCTATATGCTTTCCTACGCTTTGCTTAGCGGTGTAGATGGACCACTCCGCAAAATTATAGATGGCAAACAACCTGTGATAGATATGAAACAAGCAGGGAAAGGCTCCAATACTTTTGCTGCCAATTCTAAATTCACCAAAGATGGGAATGTATATCTCAACATCAATTCGCATCAACCACTAGAAGGTCCACTCAGTTGGTACGAAGCACACTTGGTAAGCGAGCAAGGACTAAACATATTGGGCGGAACTTTTCATGGAGGTGTTACAATTTTTCACGGAGTAAATGAGTATTTAGGTTGGGCACATACCGTAAACGATTTAAGTCTGGTAGATGTTTTTCAATTGCAAATGCACCCAAAAAAGAAGAACCATTACATTGTAGATGGTAAGGTGCTGAAATTAGAAACCGGTAAAGCCAAAATGGAAGTAAACCTGAGTAAGAAAGGAAAGTTTATTCTTCCCGTATGGAAAAAAATATGGAACAGCATTTATGGCCCCACCCTTGTAACAAAGCAAGGAACATTTGCAATTCGATTAGGAGCTTTGCAAACATGCAAAACCATAGAGCAGTATTTCCGCATGAACAAAGCAAAAAACTTTACCGAATGGAGAGGCGCATTAGACACACTGTCGGCCGCCATGATGACCTTTGCTTATGCCGATAAATACGATACCATTTACTGCCTTAGCAACGGATTAGTTCCTAAGCGACCCGAAGGCTACGATTGGAAAAACACCGTACCCGGCAACACACAAAAAACACTTTGGACAGAATTTCATCCGGTAAAAGATTTGCCACAAGTACTCAACCCAAGTTGCGGATACATTTTTAATGCCAACAACAATGCCTTTGAAGTAACCTGCCCCGAAGAGAACCTAAAGCCCGAAAACTTCAATCCAAACATGGGCTACAGAACGGGAAAAAACAATCGTAGCAAGCGATTCTATGAAATGATTAAAAACTATTCGAAGATTGATTGGAACGATTTCTTAACCATAAAATACGACAACCACTATCCGCAAACAGAAGTAGGAATGCCATTCCGAAAAATAGTTTTAGACGATATTTTTGAACTTAAAGAAAACGACTATCCCCCAATAGCTTCACTCATTGCCGATATGAAAAAATGGGATCGCTCCACCAATGCAAACGATACCATTGCCTCCATTTTTCTAAAAGCATTTTGGGGCTTATATGAAGAATTGGGTAATAGCGACATCGAAAAAAAATGTGTAGAAGATAAAAGCTTTCGCCACCAACTGTATGTAAAACATATTACCAAAGCTAAAGAAGAACTACTGCGCGATTTCGGAAAAGTAAATATCCCTTATGGGCAACTATTTGTACACGAAAGAGGTGGCATAGAAATGCCGGTTTCAGGAGGTCCCGACCAGTGGAGAGCCAAGTATCCGCAACCCTACAAAAATGGAAGATTTAGATCTTGGATTGGAGAGTCATATATCTGCTTGGTTAAGTTCACTAAAAACGGCCCCGAAATCTCTACGGTGTCGCCCTATGGAGCTTCCAATAAGCCTACATCTAAACACTATACCGACCAAATGAAACTCTATTCAAACCAGCAAACCAAACCAATGCCACTACAAAAAGATTACTGGTATAAACATGCCGAATCTATTTACCACCCCCAATAG
- a CDS encoding 23S rRNA (pseudouridine(1915)-N(3))-methyltransferase RlmH, whose translation MKIRLIVFGETNVKPVAEILSTYSNRIQHYFPFETIVLKATNADEEGELLLKKIEPAALLILLDEAGKEYTSVHFAEQLNKWINSGGKQLTFVIGGAYGFSAKIYERANAKLSLSKMTMPHQLVRAVFAEQLYRACTILKNEKYHH comes from the coding sequence ATGAAAATACGCCTCATTGTTTTTGGAGAAACCAACGTAAAACCCGTAGCCGAAATATTGAGCACATACAGCAACCGTATTCAACACTACTTCCCCTTTGAAACAATTGTACTGAAAGCCACCAATGCCGATGAAGAAGGCGAACTATTGCTAAAAAAAATAGAACCCGCTGCATTGCTAATTCTCTTAGACGAAGCGGGAAAAGAATATACCTCAGTTCACTTTGCAGAGCAGTTGAATAAATGGATAAATAGTGGCGGCAAGCAACTTACTTTTGTAATTGGTGGCGCTTATGGCTTTTCAGCAAAAATATATGAGCGCGCCAATGCCAAGTTATCGCTCTCCAAAATGACTATGCCGCACCAATTGGTACGTGCTGTTTTTGCCGAACAGCTTTACCGTGCCTGCACCATACTAAAAAATGAAAAGTACCACCACTAA
- a CDS encoding NUDIX domain-containing protein, with amino-acid sequence MAQTYTIWFNTTFLKITSPQLPDNEAEMLFGKVIKTEAELLELLQPSSVLFDGRSDVRLLISVKEPSDVLAMFKHHLRLVYAGGGIVFNEHNQILLIKRNGYWDLPKGKMEAGEVLRTTAIREVQEETGVQIETASEQNIVTFHCYKMKGECCIKETHWFEMTATLGEQILVPQTEEGIERVCWAEISDLPAFKEEMYPMVWSILEAYLIAL; translated from the coding sequence ATGGCGCAAACATACACCATCTGGTTTAACACTACATTTTTGAAAATAACATCTCCACAATTGCCCGACAATGAGGCAGAAATGCTCTTTGGAAAGGTAATAAAAACAGAAGCAGAGTTATTGGAACTATTACAACCAAGCTCGGTATTGTTTGATGGGAGGTCAGATGTTCGCTTACTTATTTCGGTAAAAGAACCAAGCGATGTATTGGCTATGTTTAAGCATCATTTGCGCTTGGTTTATGCCGGAGGTGGTATAGTGTTTAACGAGCACAATCAAATACTTTTAATTAAACGAAATGGATATTGGGATTTGCCCAAAGGTAAAATGGAAGCGGGTGAAGTGCTTCGCACCACAGCAATTAGGGAAGTGCAGGAAGAAACCGGAGTGCAAATAGAAACTGCTTCGGAACAGAATATTGTAACCTTCCATTGCTACAAAATGAAAGGGGAGTGTTGTATAAAGGAAACACATTGGTTTGAAATGACAGCCACGCTTGGCGAGCAAATATTAGTTCCTCAAACCGAAGAAGGAATTGAAAGAGTTTGCTGGGCCGAAATTAGCGACCTGCCTGCATTTAAGGAGGAAATGTATCCAATGGTTTGGAGTATTTTAGAGGCATATCTCATTGCACTTTAG
- a CDS encoding TonB-dependent receptor plug domain-containing protein — translation MKQEEDEEYEPLQHVVASVSETAIAAVSDSLGYITLQDVPQGSRQIHFSLMGYFKKVVKKHVLVSDSVFTLVYLESKEAELEEITVITTRTNRHKEENSIAIDVVNNEEMTERSIDKPSSISHALKEQQGVQVQRTSATSGTFNIRLQGLNGKYTQFLKDGFATFGGLSSGIGIAQIPPLDLQQIEIIKGPASTLYGGDAIAGVVNLVSKKPIENEPERDILLNIESTRSVDAGVYLSEKAKWFGFTFTGMYRNQKERDWNNDNFVEYPKLQRVYVAPKLYFDAGKNLQIVLGGQYTFETRLGGTLQYIKGRNDSVYNYFEQNGTHQAITNFLLEYNLHSKGKITVRQAMNYFNRTIALPDYKFHGVQLASVSEVSYSFTKNNHTVIAGVDVRTDAFQDKIKDTVSHRNYSYQTLGFFMQYTGRFKRGTTLEAGFRGDYNLQKGFVPLPFVALMQQWHRHFVTRLSGGMGYKLPTIFQGESEEFNFRNVRALSSGLQPELSAGGTLQLMAPLPNFNGVNITLSQLWFYTHLFRPLLAEVRPISNCITLDCQELMFANGSGNIETKGVETRFQLYYRGFSFATGYTFTAHTHTVGGITKAAAITAPHQVSLLVGYELFKRFSAGIDAYWFSPQTLSDGTITRSIWEVGLNTQLNLKYVIVFANVENMLDIRQSKYGNLVKPYPTYRKPQFAEIYAPLEGTIFNVGFKAVLGSLGKKKKVDND, via the coding sequence GTGAAGCAAGAAGAAGATGAGGAATATGAGCCATTGCAGCACGTGGTGGCAAGTGTTTCGGAAACTGCCATTGCAGCCGTGAGCGATAGTTTGGGCTATATAACTTTGCAAGATGTACCGCAAGGTAGTAGGCAGATTCACTTCTCGCTAATGGGTTATTTTAAGAAGGTAGTAAAGAAGCATGTGCTTGTTTCAGATTCTGTATTTACACTTGTGTATCTTGAGTCTAAAGAAGCTGAACTAGAGGAAATAACAGTGATTACCACCAGAACCAATAGGCACAAGGAAGAAAACTCAATTGCCATCGATGTGGTAAATAATGAGGAAATGACGGAGCGTAGTATTGATAAGCCATCGAGTATTTCGCACGCATTAAAGGAGCAGCAAGGTGTGCAGGTTCAAAGAACCTCTGCCACATCAGGCACTTTTAATATTCGCTTACAAGGCTTGAACGGTAAATACACTCAGTTTCTGAAAGATGGTTTTGCCACATTTGGCGGATTAAGCAGCGGTATAGGAATAGCACAAATTCCGCCACTCGATTTACAGCAGATAGAAATAATTAAAGGTCCGGCTTCTACTTTGTACGGTGGCGATGCTATTGCAGGAGTAGTAAATTTAGTTTCAAAAAAGCCAATAGAAAACGAGCCGGAGCGCGATATTTTATTAAATATAGAGAGCACTCGTTCGGTAGATGCAGGCGTTTATTTAAGCGAGAAAGCAAAGTGGTTTGGTTTTACTTTTACAGGAATGTATCGCAATCAAAAAGAGCGCGATTGGAACAACGATAACTTTGTGGAGTATCCCAAATTGCAGCGTGTGTACGTGGCTCCCAAACTGTATTTTGATGCAGGGAAAAACCTCCAAATAGTATTAGGCGGGCAGTATACTTTTGAAACGCGTTTGGGCGGAACTTTGCAATACATTAAGGGTAGAAACGATTCTGTATATAATTACTTTGAGCAAAACGGTACACACCAAGCCATCACTAACTTTTTATTGGAATACAACCTCCACAGTAAAGGAAAAATAACTGTGCGGCAGGCAATGAACTATTTCAATAGAACTATTGCTTTGCCCGATTACAAGTTTCATGGAGTGCAGTTGGCATCGGTGAGCGAAGTGAGCTATAGTTTTACTAAAAATAATCACACCGTTATTGCTGGTGTAGATGTGCGTACAGATGCTTTTCAGGATAAAATAAAAGATACGGTTTCCCACCGAAATTATAGCTACCAAACGCTGGGTTTTTTTATGCAATACACCGGTAGGTTTAAACGCGGAACCACATTAGAGGCAGGTTTTCGTGGCGACTACAATTTGCAAAAAGGTTTTGTGCCATTGCCTTTTGTTGCTCTTATGCAGCAATGGCATCGGCATTTTGTTACAAGGTTAAGTGGCGGTATGGGCTATAAATTACCTACCATTTTTCAAGGTGAAAGTGAGGAGTTTAATTTTAGAAATGTGCGAGCACTATCTTCGGGTTTACAGCCGGAACTTTCTGCCGGAGGAACGCTTCAGTTAATGGCTCCGCTGCCTAATTTCAATGGCGTTAATATCACACTTTCACAGCTTTGGTTTTATACGCATTTATTTCGTCCGTTATTGGCAGAAGTAAGGCCAATTTCTAACTGCATTACACTCGATTGCCAAGAGTTGATGTTTGCCAATGGAAGTGGTAATATAGAAACCAAAGGAGTAGAAACACGCTTTCAATTATATTATCGAGGGTTTTCTTTTGCTACCGGATATACGTTTACTGCACACACACACACCGTTGGCGGCATTACCAAAGCCGCTGCCATAACAGCTCCGCACCAAGTTTCGCTCTTGGTTGGCTATGAATTATTTAAACGCTTTAGTGCCGGTATAGATGCTTACTGGTTTAGCCCGCAAACTTTAAGCGATGGTACTATTACAAGATCAATTTGGGAAGTTGGTTTAAATACGCAACTAAACTTGAAATATGTAATTGTATTCGCCAACGTAGAAAACATGCTGGATATAAGGCAAAGCAAATATGGCAATTTGGTGAAACCATATCCAACCTATCGCAAACCCCAATTTGCCGAAATTTATGCACCTCTGGAAGGTACAATTTTCAATGTAGGCTTTAAAGCTGTGTTAGGAAGCCTTGGTAAGAAGAAAAAGGTTGATAACGATTAA
- a CDS encoding agmatine deiminase family protein, translating into MFQSISREQYTPKQAGFYFPAEFSPQDAMWLSWIHKEASWPGKIHTVYEPYCRFILMVASHQKVHINVADAAMKNFALQQLQLVLPSFQSTALNNIEFHFNSTNDAWCRDHGPAFLLNKNSNEKAIVDWGYNAWGGKYPPYDLDDVIPTHIAKKLQLKVFEPGIVMEGGSVEFNGKGTLLTTTACLLNKNRNPHLSQKEIEYFLTEYYGVENILWLNDGIVGDDTDGHIDDITRFVNEDTVVTVVEENKQDENYYLLQHNLKLLKTMRLENGKQLNIVELPMPAPVVYEDQRLPASYANFYISNQAVIVPTFRDATNDTKALDILQTCFPTRQIVGIDSTDLIWGLGSFHCLSQQEPSVL; encoded by the coding sequence ATGTTTCAATCAATTTCAAGAGAACAATACACCCCCAAGCAAGCGGGTTTTTACTTTCCGGCAGAATTCAGTCCGCAAGACGCCATGTGGCTTTCGTGGATACATAAAGAAGCTAGCTGGCCGGGAAAAATACATACGGTTTACGAACCTTATTGTCGTTTTATACTTATGGTGGCCTCGCATCAAAAAGTACACATAAATGTTGCCGATGCCGCCATGAAAAATTTTGCATTACAGCAGTTGCAATTGGTGTTGCCTTCTTTTCAATCAACGGCATTAAACAATATAGAGTTTCACTTTAATTCTACCAACGATGCATGGTGCCGCGACCACGGACCTGCTTTTTTACTCAATAAAAACTCCAACGAAAAAGCTATAGTAGATTGGGGCTACAATGCTTGGGGCGGCAAATACCCTCCTTACGATTTAGACGATGTGATACCTACGCATATTGCTAAAAAATTACAGCTAAAAGTTTTTGAGCCAGGCATTGTAATGGAAGGCGGCAGCGTGGAATTTAACGGTAAAGGCACACTCCTTACTACCACTGCTTGCTTACTCAATAAAAATAGAAATCCGCACCTGTCGCAAAAAGAAATTGAATACTTCTTAACCGAATACTATGGTGTAGAGAATATTCTTTGGCTCAACGATGGCATTGTGGGCGATGATACCGATGGACATATAGACGATATTACGCGCTTTGTGAATGAAGACACCGTAGTTACGGTAGTAGAAGAAAACAAACAAGACGAAAACTATTACCTGCTCCAACACAACTTGAAACTTCTAAAAACAATGCGGCTGGAAAACGGAAAACAACTCAACATTGTGGAGTTGCCCATGCCTGCTCCGGTGGTTTATGAAGACCAGCGCCTGCCTGCATCTTATGCCAACTTTTACATTTCTAACCAAGCAGTAATTGTGCCAACTTTTAGAGATGCCACAAACGATACAAAAGCATTAGACATTCTGCAAACATGCTTTCCCACTCGACAAATTGTAGGAATTGATTCTACCGATTTAATATGGGGCTTAGGCAGTTTCCACTGTCTTAGCCAACAAGAACCAAGCGTATTGTAA
- a CDS encoding orotate phosphoribosyltransferase, which translates to MVYVCAMILNNTIAGEVAEYLLEIKAVVLSPESPFTWASGLKSPIYCDNRKTLSFPEVRSFLKKSFAQFIQEKYPDCEVIAGVATAGIPHGALVADALGKPFVYVRDKPKAHGLENRIEGFLEKGKKVVVIEDLISTGGSSLKAVDAIRDANAEVLGLGAIFTYGFPKADTAFTNANCSYFTLSNYPILLEIAAAKKYITATQHEALLRWYQNPEMWYSQNFTV; encoded by the coding sequence ATGGTGTATGTTTGCGCCATGATTTTAAATAATACGATTGCTGGCGAAGTAGCTGAATATTTGCTCGAAATAAAAGCAGTAGTGCTTTCTCCCGAAAGTCCATTTACGTGGGCAAGTGGCTTAAAAAGCCCTATTTACTGCGATAATCGCAAGACCTTATCTTTTCCGGAAGTACGTTCCTTTCTTAAAAAAAGTTTTGCACAATTTATTCAAGAAAAGTATCCCGACTGCGAGGTAATTGCAGGTGTGGCTACTGCGGGCATTCCACACGGAGCCTTGGTGGCAGATGCCTTGGGGAAACCTTTCGTTTACGTGCGCGATAAACCCAAAGCACATGGGCTTGAAAATAGAATTGAAGGCTTCCTTGAAAAAGGGAAAAAGGTAGTGGTAATTGAAGACCTTATTTCTACCGGAGGCAGCAGCTTAAAAGCAGTAGATGCTATACGCGATGCCAATGCCGAAGTACTCGGTTTAGGTGCCATTTTTACTTATGGTTTTCCTAAGGCCGATACGGCATTTACCAATGCGAATTGCAGTTATTTTACCTTAAGCAACTACCCTATTTTATTAGAAATTGCTGCAGCAAAAAAATACATTACCGCAACCCAACACGAAGCGCTGCTGCGCTGGTATCAAAACCCCGAAATGTGGTATAGCCAAAACTTTACTGTATAA
- the fsa gene encoding fructose-6-phosphate aldolase, with protein MKFFIDTANLEQIKEANELGVLDGVTTNPSLMAKEGIKGQEAILNHYVTICNLVNGPVSAEVISTDFNGMVKEGEKLAALHKNIVVKVPMIKDGVKAIKWFTQNNIKTNCTLVFSAAQALLAAKAGATMVSPFIGRVDDGNWDGIQLIEQIRLIYDNYGFNTEILAASIRTSLHIVRCAEAGADIATCPLPSILTLFNHPLTDIGLAKFLEDHKKVNG; from the coding sequence ATGAAATTCTTTATTGATACCGCCAATCTTGAACAAATTAAAGAAGCAAACGAACTGGGCGTTTTAGATGGCGTAACCACCAATCCTTCATTAATGGCGAAAGAGGGAATAAAAGGGCAAGAAGCTATTTTAAACCATTATGTTACTATTTGTAATTTGGTAAACGGCCCGGTAAGTGCCGAAGTTATTTCTACCGATTTTAACGGCATGGTGAAAGAGGGCGAAAAGTTAGCTGCGCTTCATAAAAATATTGTAGTAAAAGTACCTATGATAAAAGATGGCGTAAAAGCCATAAAATGGTTTACTCAGAATAATATTAAAACCAACTGCACTTTAGTTTTTAGTGCAGCACAAGCACTTTTAGCTGCTAAAGCTGGCGCCACCATGGTTTCGCCATTTATTGGCAGAGTGGACGATGGCAATTGGGATGGTATTCAGCTAATTGAGCAAATCAGGTTAATTTACGACAACTACGGTTTTAATACCGAAATTTTAGCCGCTTCTATTAGAACCAGTTTGCACATTGTGCGCTGTGCCGAAGCCGGAGCAGATATTGCTACCTGTCCGCTACCTTCTATTCTTACATTATTTAACCATCCGCTTACCGATATTGGTTTGGCAAAATTTTTAGAAGACCATAAAAAGGTAAACGGTTAA
- a CDS encoding phage holin family protein, producing the protein MQFILKLFLNSLAVLIAAQILPGVAIPDWGYAILLAAVLALLNVSLKPLLIFFTLPFTIFTLGLFLLVINAGIILIADWILGAGFEVKNFWWALAFSIILSLLNSLFEKLVIKNEVPHNAPKREGDMQVFDKDGNRIA; encoded by the coding sequence ATGCAATTTATTCTAAAACTATTTTTAAATTCTCTAGCAGTACTTATTGCAGCCCAAATACTGCCGGGTGTAGCAATCCCAGACTGGGGATATGCCATTTTGTTGGCAGCAGTACTAGCACTCTTAAATGTTTCTCTAAAACCGCTACTTATCTTTTTCACTTTACCATTCACCATTTTTACACTTGGTTTGTTTTTATTGGTAATCAATGCTGGTATTATTCTTATTGCCGATTGGATTTTAGGTGCCGGTTTTGAAGTAAAGAATTTTTGGTGGGCATTGGCTTTCAGCATCATTCTATCGCTACTCAACAGTCTATTTGAAAAACTGGTGATAAAAAATGAAGTGCCACATAACGCACCAAAACGCGAAGGCGATATGCAGGTTTTTGATAAAGACGGCAACCGTATTGCTTAA
- a CDS encoding isochorismate synthase, with protein sequence MENLQRLLERNTALGFPFAIYRLPNTEEVKVVVQNTAELYAPESLAAIAGEEGFIVAPFVQDEKSKTVFIRPDFTNFDFLKEEMPNEVKPFSIRRKVRTMSRKTFRLYVERAKQKIRKGKFEKVVTARAIKHKRPEGFNAINFFLKICNTYEWSFVSLVFIPQRGLWLGASPELLLHFSKGVFSTYSLAGTQAKEKRRKAKAHWGNKEKQEQEIVSKYIEQVVSAHPKVKLMLAGPETVEAGNIIHLRTTFTIENIPHFYWTELVEALHPTPAVAGFSKEKAIDFIADYERNNRAYYSGFLGPVNMNDQINLFVNLRCMEIQNRRLVLHVGCGITANSSSKKEWEETKLKSQTLLNLI encoded by the coding sequence ATGGAAAATTTGCAACGGCTGCTTGAAAGAAACACGGCCTTGGGTTTTCCATTTGCCATTTACCGCTTGCCCAATACAGAAGAGGTAAAGGTAGTGGTTCAAAATACTGCCGAGTTGTATGCTCCGGAATCGCTTGCAGCAATTGCAGGTGAAGAAGGTTTTATTGTAGCGCCATTTGTGCAAGACGAAAAAAGTAAAACGGTTTTTATTCGCCCCGACTTTACAAATTTTGATTTCTTGAAGGAAGAAATGCCAAACGAAGTAAAACCCTTTTCTATAAGGCGAAAAGTGCGCACCATGTCGCGCAAAACTTTTCGGTTGTATGTAGAAAGAGCAAAGCAAAAAATAAGAAAAGGAAAGTTTGAAAAAGTAGTAACGGCAAGGGCAATTAAGCATAAAAGGCCTGAAGGGTTTAATGCCATAAATTTCTTTCTAAAAATTTGCAACACATACGAATGGAGTTTTGTAAGCCTTGTTTTTATTCCTCAGAGAGGGTTGTGGTTGGGTGCTTCGCCAGAATTGCTACTTCATTTTTCAAAAGGAGTTTTTAGTACTTATTCTTTAGCTGGCACACAGGCAAAAGAGAAAAGGCGGAAAGCAAAAGCGCATTGGGGTAATAAAGAAAAGCAGGAGCAAGAAATTGTAAGCAAGTATATTGAACAAGTGGTGAGCGCACACCCAAAAGTGAAACTAATGCTAGCAGGGCCGGAAACAGTTGAAGCCGGAAATATTATTCATTTGCGCACTACTTTTACTATAGAAAACATTCCCCATTTTTATTGGACAGAATTGGTAGAAGCACTGCATCCCACACCTGCCGTTGCGGGATTTTCGAAAGAAAAGGCCATTGATTTTATTGCAGATTACGAGAGAAACAACCGCGCTTATTATAGCGGATTTTTAGGCCCGGTGAATATGAACGATCAAATAAACTTATTTGTGAATTTGCGCTGCATGGAAATTCAAAACAGGCGGTTGGTATTGCATGTGGGTTGTGGTATTACCGCTAATAGTAGCAGTAAAAAAGAATGGGAAGAAACAAAGCTAAAATCGCAAACATTACTGAATCTAATTTAG